From the Paenibacillus sp. FSL H8-0548 genome, one window contains:
- the istA gene encoding IS21 family transposase, producing MISLIQKQNIILMNYRDGRSQREISRMIGVDRKTIRKYIERYEDQRKELISGEDGQIELIRSIVETPTYTTGKRPKRKLTAAMEQIIQAHLEENEEKRRKGQRKQQKKPMDIYEAMAADGANISYSTVLRAIRKLEQQTKEAYIKASYEPGDVCEFDWGEVKLTVNGTLRVFQMAAFTSAYGNYRYAHLFTKQTTECFQEAHARFFAQVNGVYQTLVYDNMKVAVKRFVGTEKEPTDGLLQLSVYYGFGFRFCNIHSGNEKGHVERTVEVVRRKAFAFRDTFETLEEANAYLLGVCERLNHKSQDSREGKSAIACLEEERPFLFVKPPLFDAARVVHARVDKYATVIVDQNHYSVPDHLVGKLVLVKIYSGLIQCFYEETKIAEHNRLVGCHEWRLELDHYLDTLKKKPGALAGSTALAQAQSHIKHMYETYYTRREKDFVELLHYLRDEAKLEEVQRSIQQLYKIHPSHVTTVKVKALCAKGRETVVPTLQSSQASQAILQHAEAQLRQYDDLFGTHTLQMEGAIA from the coding sequence ATGATCAGCTTGATTCAAAAACAGAACATAATCTTGATGAATTATCGTGATGGAAGGTCGCAGAGAGAGATTAGCCGAATGATAGGCGTGGATCGTAAGACGATTCGTAAATACATTGAGCGGTATGAAGATCAAAGAAAGGAACTCATTAGCGGAGAAGATGGGCAGATTGAACTTATTCGAAGTATTGTAGAAACGCCAACGTATACAACTGGAAAGCGCCCGAAACGTAAGTTAACAGCAGCCATGGAGCAGATCATTCAGGCGCATCTAGAAGAAAATGAAGAGAAACGGAGAAAGGGACAACGTAAACAGCAGAAAAAGCCGATGGATATCTATGAAGCGATGGCGGCAGATGGTGCGAATATTAGTTACAGTACTGTTTTGCGTGCCATTAGAAAGCTGGAGCAACAAACGAAAGAAGCCTACATTAAAGCCTCTTATGAGCCTGGCGATGTATGTGAATTCGATTGGGGTGAGGTCAAACTTACGGTGAATGGAACGCTCCGAGTATTCCAAATGGCTGCCTTTACCTCTGCTTATGGGAACTACCGCTACGCTCATTTGTTTACCAAGCAGACCACCGAATGCTTTCAGGAGGCGCACGCCAGATTCTTCGCACAGGTAAATGGTGTATACCAAACGCTCGTCTACGACAATATGAAGGTTGCCGTTAAACGCTTTGTCGGCACGGAGAAAGAACCTACCGATGGATTGCTGCAACTGTCTGTTTACTATGGCTTTGGATTCAGGTTTTGTAACATCCATAGCGGCAACGAAAAAGGCCATGTGGAGCGTACGGTTGAGGTCGTCCGGCGCAAAGCATTCGCTTTTCGGGATACGTTTGAAACCTTGGAGGAAGCTAATGCCTATCTGCTCGGAGTATGTGAACGACTGAACCATAAGTCGCAAGATAGCCGGGAAGGTAAGTCAGCGATAGCCTGCTTAGAGGAAGAACGACCTTTCTTATTCGTGAAACCACCCCTGTTTGACGCCGCACGTGTTGTACATGCACGGGTAGATAAATATGCAACGGTCATTGTAGACCAAAACCATTACTCCGTTCCCGATCATCTGGTTGGCAAGCTCGTCCTGGTTAAGATCTACTCCGGTCTTATTCAATGCTTTTATGAGGAAACAAAGATCGCCGAACATAACCGACTCGTTGGATGCCATGAATGGCGATTAGAACTGGACCATTACCTTGATACCCTAAAGAAAAAGCCTGGCGCATTAGCCGGTAGCACGGCACTTGCGCAGGCTCAATCCCACATCAAACACATGTATGAGACTTATTATACCAGACGTGAAAAGGATTTTGTAGAGCTGCTGCACTATTTACGTGACGAGGCCAAACTAGAAGAAGTGCAGCGTAGCATTCAGCAGTTGTATAAGATACACCCAAGCCACGTGACGACGGTTAAAGTGAAAGCCCTATGCGCCAAAGGACGGGAAACGGTAGTTCCAACCTTGCAGTCTTCACAGGCATCGCAAGCCATTTTACAGCACGCTGAAGCACAATTACGTCAATATGACGATCTGTTTGGCACCCATACCTTACAAATGGAAGGGGCGATTGCATGA